From Pseudanabaena sp. PCC 6802, one genomic window encodes:
- the clpS gene encoding ATP-dependent Clp protease adapter ClpS, producing the protein MLFAILAVQAPQKVKEKDTKVVRKQYPNYKVIVLNDDFNTFEHVAKCLMAYIPGMTEDRAWELTNQVHFEGLAIVWVGPQEQAELYHAQLKQSNLTMAPLEPV; encoded by the coding sequence ATGTTGTTCGCGATCCTAGCTGTGCAAGCTCCTCAAAAAGTTAAGGAAAAAGATACTAAGGTAGTCCGCAAGCAGTACCCAAACTACAAAGTCATAGTGCTCAACGATGACTTTAATACATTTGAACACGTTGCTAAGTGTTTGATGGCATATATTCCTGGCATGACTGAGGATAGAGCCTGGGAATTAACAAATCAGGTGCATTTTGAAGGGCTGGCGATCGTCTGGGTGGGGCCGCAGGAACAGGCGGAACTTTATCACGCTCAACTAAAGCAATCAAACCTGACGATGGCTCCGCTCGAACCTGTTTAG